GCCTTCGTCGCGGTCGATGCCGACGACCAGGTTCACGCGTCGATCCGCTACTGGCCGGTCCTGATCGAAGGCGCGCCGGCCATTCTGCTCGGCCCGCTGGCGGTGGAGCCGGCGCTCCAGGGCCGGGGCATGGGGCGCGCCCTAATCGCCCACAGCCTGGCCGAGGCCCGCCGTCTCGGCCACGGCGTCTGCCTGGTGGTCGGCGAGGCCGACTACTACGGTCCCTTCGGCTTCGTCAACGCGGCAGCCGCCGGAATCATGCTACCCGGACCGGTCGACCTAGAGCGCTTTCAGGTCCTAGAACTGAAGCCGGGCGCGCTGCAGGGACTGCGCGGTCTGGTCGGCCACGCACCCGAGGCCGAGACCGGCGGGCGCCCTTCGCGGAACGGCACCGCGGCGTAAGGCTGGGGCCTAGAGCGGATCATGTTTTGCCGGAAACGCTGCGCGGTTCCGGCAAAACATGTGAATCCGCTCGATATCACCTTGTTAGAGCAGATTCACCGGGTTTGATGGATCGCCTCTGGCGATTCAGTCAAACCCGGATCTGCTCTGGGCGGCACTT
This window of the Kiloniellales bacterium genome carries:
- a CDS encoding N-acetyltransferase gives rise to the protein MTFKIRPLGPEDQDLLEPLLDRTFGPDRLAKTVYRLREGVPDLQALAFVAVDADDQVHASIRYWPVLIEGAPAILLGPLAVEPALQGRGMGRALIAHSLAEARRLGHGVCLVVGEADYYGPFGFVNAAAAGIMLPGPVDLERFQVLELKPGALQGLRGLVGHAPEAETGGRPSRNGTAA